One segment of Natronosalvus halobius DNA contains the following:
- a CDS encoding transcriptional regulator, with protein MHTCRNCNQSFQTSLALEIHRDSCEKGQLYCQVCGERFRERDATRDGWHYACPTEDCDGEGLHEDLYEIDAIRKATH; from the coding sequence ATGCACACCTGTCGCAACTGCAACCAGTCGTTCCAGACGTCGCTCGCCCTCGAGATACACCGGGACTCGTGTGAGAAAGGACAACTGTACTGTCAGGTCTGTGGGGAGCGATTCCGGGAACGCGACGCGACTCGAGACGGCTGGCACTACGCGTGCCCGACGGAGGACTGTGATGGCGAGGGACTCCACGAGGACCTCTACGAAATCGACGCGATTCGGAAAGCGACTCACTGA